CTTTTGAGACGATACAATCAGTGGACCTGTGAAGAGTCAACTCGTCCCCGCTTCCACTAACCGTACCAGCTCCACTGATCTCGGAATCGCTGGACTTCCTACCACCAGCTTCGAGACCTAATCTTCGAACCCAATCAACACCTCCATGAGGTCCAATTGTTAAGTGATGACTGTAGTGATCAGTTCCACCCGATGCCTCTGATTCAGTCTGAAGCCATTCCCTTGAACGCCTTCCTACttgtaaataaaaagaaattgtttTTTATATAGTTAGGAAACATTAAAGATCTATTCAACAAAAAATTCATGTttactaaattaaaaataagcttactaaactatatattacattaaatatatataatagatcCTTCTATCAAACGTTTCCTAAAAAGGGGGGAGGGGgcggaaaaagaagaagaaactatcGAACCTCGTTCTGCACCAGGAATAGAGCATCTAGGTGAATTGTGAATATCACGAATGCTGCCCATAGTGTTTTCAGTCAAGAATTGGGTGCTTAAGTCACTGCTGCCTGCGCTACCAGGAGTCTGGACTGCGGAAGGTGTTTCTGAGATCCTTGGCACGGATGCTGCACTAGGTGTCGGGGGACTACTGGGTGTCTGGGTGGACGACGCTAGGGTCGGTGTATCCGGAAGACTGGAGGATGTTGCTTCTCCGGTGCGGTCGGAAATTAGTTGTTGTTCTTCGTTCTCACCGTCTGCTGGACTCACCACGAATCTCCCTGAGTTCGAGCGAAATTAATAGATGGTAGGAGGGAGGACGAGAGATTGTGGGCGTCGTGTTTACCCGATCAGTCGgtgaataattgttattagaaataaaaaattatacagtcAGCTcgagaatttataaaattttatctaAAAATTCCTTAGAATTCCTCGAGCTTTGGGAATATTTTAAGTTAATtctttaattccttaaatttacaGAGTTTCTAAAGTTCTTTGAGTTTTTTAATTGTACTTTAGGTTTCTTGAGTTCTTTGAGTAgttaaaattttctaatttctttgAATTCTACAATTTTCTGGAGTTCCTTGGGATTCTTTGAGCTCTGAATACCAAAGTTTCTCTAATTCCTTGAATGTACAGAATTTCTTGAGCTCTTTGAGTTTTTTCAGATCTATTCTAAGTTCCTTAAGTTTTTTGAATTCTTCAAGTTTTTTAGATTCTTCGAATCCCTTAAGTTttcgaaaattttaaaaaattttagaattttccaACTTCTCCCATAGTTCCAGAGATTCTTAAGTTCCACGAACTTTTTTTATTCTTAGATTTTCTTCACCATCTTTTGATTGTTTCAGGTTCCACAGAGTTCTTGGAATTCTTTGGAATTCCTTAACATTTTAAAAACATTGCGAGGCATTGAATTCAAAACTGATCAGGTCCCGTAAGCAGGAGAATTGTCTCTAGTTGGAGAAGAAGCGGAGTAAGGAGGAGAATGTTGCGACAAGACTTACATTACATAGCTCGTTACATTTAAAAACGTGATATTACTGTTTACTTACCTATCACTGTGGCTGGATGTTGTTCTGGTGACGGAGTAGACGACAGTCTTCTGACTGCTTCTCTTCTCAAAAATTCTACCTTGGCCATTTCCGTGGCCACCCAATGCGGAATATCCGGAATTGCGCAGATTATTATGAATCGTATCCCCAGCATAATGTGCTCCAGGGCGACTATCAGCAAGATCGTTTGCGTGGCCGACATTTCCGGGAACATTCGTTGCACCTGCCCGCTTAACCCGATCAGAGCGCAATTGACTAAAATCGCGACCAGGCCCATTGCTTCCATagcattctaataaataaaaaaattttatgttatttttatttaaaaattgaattattcTATAAACATTTTGTAATTGATAGTAGTATGTTTTAtattagtatattttatttatgataaCTTTTGGTAAATTGAACTTTTATTAATTACGATGATAATTACAATGGTTTTACAGAGACTTTTATAGATGAAATTTTGCtgtatttatttatgtatttactACTCACTTGCCAAGTTCCAATATTAGAAACTCTTCGACCAAATGGTCTTTGAAGGACGAAGCAGAGTTTGAAAGCGTCGCCGCGTAGTTCAAGAAGATTTCCAAGTAACGCCGCCATAGCAGCCAATGGAAAGGCTGAAGAAAACAGACAGACGTATCCCAATTGTGACAGCATCTCTAGATGCTCTGAAAATGCTCCGTCGTACTGCGAATGGAAATATTTCTGCATAAATCGTTTGTGGAAATCTTCTAGAGCCAGacttatcattattattatcattataattataacatGTACATTACTCTTAAAATAGAGTGATACTGTAAATAATTAGTTAAGTTTCCCGCGCAATTCGTTGCAGGTTTATTATctgaaatacatatataattattctaCTTGTACATTCCATCAtatcattaatattatataatataatatacttttGGATAAGAAACCTgcaacaaaatttttaattacacaTATAATTTAAGAGATATCATTCAGAAAAATGTTCTATTAGGTGAACAATATATGTATCTAGCATAGGTAGTGCAAGGATCACTATGCTTTTCGAACAAAACATAAGAAGCCAGCGCTTAACATGGAGTTAGCGTTACAAGCTGTGAGTCGTTCCATTCACCCTTTTGATTACTCTATTGCTTTTTACAGTGTACTTCAGAATTGTAAATCAATCAGGCTGAAAATTGAACCCAATATAATGAGTGGCTAGGCGTCATTTAAAtgtaaaagtaaaaaatgaTTGAACATATATTTATCACATAGAGAACATTCCTTTAACATTCACTGCTTGATTCAGTTGAAAGAATTATAAAAGACACTACATATTTCAGTTTATATAACAttcctttctttctattttatcgTTTAATGCGATGATAAGCGCAGTCGGTAATCGAAAGGATGAAGTATTTAACGGTAAGATGATCAGATGACATTACCTTTTTAGTAGATACCTGTGCGTTGTCGACAGAATCAGTGGGAAACggaaaaaaaaaatcattaaaatttTGCAAAAAGAACCGATCAGACGACACAGGACAACATTCATTAGCTCTACCTCTTCCGTTTAATCCTACCCTTCTTCTTCTATCACCAGAATCGCTTTCAAATGTTTCGATTGCCcccaaaataaaattaattgaacGAAGAATGACTGTACACGCAAGCGAAGGATCGTTAAAAAGATACCGTAAAGGAGAAATAGAGTATTATGATGTGATCAATAAAAGAACCTGTATCCACCTTGGCACACTTCATTATTCAACttctaaaatatataaacatctattacaatataataatGAACGAATACACAATGACAATaggataattaaaaaatatacaatgattttattcttttagaGATACAGAAAAGAGTAACTAGAAAAAGTATACATTCTATTTATCATTACATTTATGTAATACTTAGTTAAGACTAAGTATGTTAAATCtcatatcatttaataatactttcatatgagggtaaaaaattaatattttgaaaataaaaaaatgtttcattaGAAAATAAGAATATGTACAAACACTTTTTGTAGTCACTGTAATTATAAGTTTTTCAATTCGTTGTCTAATTCCAGTTCTCGTTTAAAAAGCCCACCAAGGCGAATCAGGTTCAGTGCGCAACTGCGTGAGTGCAtcagaaacgaaagaaattagCTAAATCTAGTTCAAACCTTGAACGTAACGTCACTAAGTAGAGAATTAGTGGGATGTCCTACTCTGTAGAGAGAACTCTCCAATTCGGCCTGGCTGACGTTTCTCGGCTGTTTGGATTTTCCGCCATCGGAACGTTCGCTCTTATCCTCCGTATTCTTCCGTAATTCGTCATCTTCCTCGCCAGGTGGCGGCCTAGCCTCGCTGGGACTCAACGCGCCAAAAAGTTCGAAACTCAGTCTAGCCAATCGCAGCTGCTCTATTAGATACGGCACCGCGGACTCTTTTAAATTGCCAATCACTTGACGCGCTATCAGTAGTGCGGCTAATTGCTGAAATCATAACCAATAagatttattattgttttttaaaaatatttgtaatcttacgaacatttttaataatttagtttCTTTAATTTTGAATAAACGAAGAGTACATTTTAGAACATAAAATACAGATGGTCTTTTGGACCtcttaaaattgtattttttttctATACCCTCTTTAATTTGTTaagtacaaatttttatattccttCATTTGAATTTTTTGTTTAAATTGTGAGTTAAAGTAAACTTCAGAATATAGGATTTTTCATAGAtcagatttttattattttttatttgtttcatcACAATTAAGACCTTATATTCTATTGAAGTTTCATTTAATTTGGAGTAGAAATTTCCAAGatacatttaaatatatttagaatttaAGTTCTAGCATTTGACTGATctattctacttatttttcaGAGTCACTGTTTTCTAAATTGTGATTATGATTAACCATTATATACTTTTCCTGTTTGCATTCTATTAAAAACAATCTAATATCTTCTAGATACTAATTACAGAGACAAGAATTTACAAGGATAGATAAGTCGTAATAGAAAAAACGAGACGATATCTAAGTTTGTCTAAAAACTCTGTCTATGGACATTCCCGAAGAAGAACTTCGATagaataaagaaagaagaagaagaaaaagatgaagaagaaggaaaaaccGGGATTAAAGGGATCCTTACCTCTTTAAGTCTCTCTTGATCCTGTAGGTAGAAGGCGATGTAAAATAGCGATAGGAAGGAGTTTACAAACTGAAACTGAAATACATAGTCTCTTCTGTATACTCTATCTGTCGTGGTGAATTAAACACACACTAGaatgcacgaaatataagcgCATGTATATAAAATCACGCCATATTCTAACAATTAAACAATTATGTTTTGAAAAAGCGCAAGCAAGAAAGTAGTCTAGGAGAGTATTGAGTTCTCATGCAGCGACAGAGACAGCCAGAGCAAACTTTTACTTTTCAATTGATCGAATCGAAGCCGAAGAGCTTTTATTTAATACTATAATTAATGGTCCACCTCTAAATTTGTCTAGAATAGAACAatctatatttattgaaaaattttaccattgcaataataacgataattttttatatttctttagcGTGAAATCTTaaaagaaaattgtattttctttttgttactGAATGTATATGATTGAATTGAAGTGTATAAGTGAGTATTTTATCATTAAAAAATGCACATGCTTTACagtaatatttaaaacattatTTGAATTACTGAATGATATATGTTTCATAATGACATGTATTAGGTTTTCCAGAATCGCCATGGTTGAGAAGCAATGTCAATATCAATCAATGTAAACGTTGAAttttaagaaaaaaagaaggaaaaataaagaaaacgaAAATGGTATAAATTCTATGATTCGGTTAGAGGAGGACACACAATAATACAGCTAGTACaacatacaataataataattctaatCATTGAGAATGGAGAGTTCTTCTTTATTACCAGTGCCACCTTGTAGATCAGATGATTCTCGTACTCGGTGTCTAGCCGATAGTTTTCTGCGTCCAACACACAAAAATCACAAATACTATCTACTGTAACATGACTGCTCTCCAGTAtgtaaagaaatgaaaaataggagagagaaaaagaaaaattaaaaaagcaaAAAAGGAAGAAGTTGAGAAAATAATTAGTGGAATAGAAAGAGGAATATAATTATAACAAGATCTACAATATAATGTATCTCGTTTgtttgatattatttttataatacgtAAGAGGATACAAAAACACTCTGTTTTATAGATCTGTTTAAGTCATGTTCGTTAGTCAAGGATTATACATAGTTCTGAATTAATCTCTAGAAGAAGCTAAGCCGTGGAAAGATTCGAAAAGTATTTATGCTATAGGCTTttgatagaaaaaagaaaagaaagactaGACGTGCAGATGTGTCTCGTGAAGATACACAAAAATCGATGTGAGGAActttatagaaaatattcatCCACTCTCGCATATCGTATCTCGCACACGGCTGATCAATCGTGTCGAGAATGAGAGTGATAGCAATACTATGGGAACCAAAATAATGTACATAATCGTTGTTCGGCGCATCTAGACGTTCTATACGTACCCATGTCGTTCAACCATACAGCGACTTTGAAGTAAGCTTCGTCCATTAAAGCTATCACTACCGCCAGTAGAACTTTTGGCACATAACTCAACCAGAATGCGTGTCCTCTTGATTCGAGACGAGCGTCCCACCAATCCTGTAATCATTTGTAAAATGTATTCCATATACATTTATAGGTATATGTAAAACATTGAGAATCTAGCTTTGTTTGAAAAAAAGTAGAAGAGCAGAATTTTTTTACGTCAAGTTCTGGACAGTTGGGTAGAAATACCGTCTCAGCCTCTAGAACTAAATTGTTCCCGGACATTTTTGTTCCTCGATGGGATTTTGTAAGAAAAGTTTGCAAGCGCGACTTCAGGCACGTTGCCAGATTCAGTGATTAGTGGGAATGTCCATTGATCGCTCCATTTATGTCTTGAATATTTCGAAGGAATTTATTAAAACTTGAATTCAAATAATAAGAAGTTGGgaggaatttttaatttgtcaGCTGGAAAAAATGGATTAAGTTATTCTAtctaatttgttatttttaaataaacttttacaactcacaatttataatttatagtatGCTTTTGTTAATAACAGAAATTTATGTCATCTTGCTTTAGATTTTTTTGTTTTCAAAAAGTATTTAATTTTAGGAAAgcgatgaaatttctattctatgAAGTGTTGAATCTACATTATAtcacatatacatgtataagaGTGGAACTAAAATTATGCTTTTTCAGATGTATGCTGAAAGGAATATCTGATTAAGAAATGGTTTTATGTTGTATAAACTTCTTTAGAAGGAACTCCAAAAGTAAAATTTTCTTTGCTATAACACGTATCTAAAAAAACATTAAAGTATGTGTCACGAATTTAGATCTGTTTAGATCTATCTTATCGTAAACTTCTGCATTTTCCTTTAAAGTTTTATTCTGGATAAGTACTTCAGATAAACATATAATAGGTCGAATAAATCATGTATTTAATCAAGTATTCCATATTCAATAAGTTTTTGTTTATCTAAAAGTACAAAAAATGTCTCGAACCTGTATCTGAAAGCTGAGGATCATCACAATGAAAACGAAGAATAAGCACGCTGCGATAATCGGAACGCTGACAAAGTACCGGAACATGTTTCTCTTCCATCTAGGATATGTTGGCTCCAATCTCCCTGTTACTGCTGAAGTTTCCAAAGTGCCCTTCAATTTCGGAAAAGAGAGAAGAGGAAAAGATATCATAGCATTGGAATTACACTCAGTACAACTAACTTCAATTAACTATGTTTTAAAGCGAAAAACGTGTGAAAGAAAGCGAGAGTGGCGCTAGTGATCACTAGGAAACTTACCGTGAACAAGGGCCTAGGCTCGACAAGTAGGTCATCTCTTTGATCCAAAGTACCCCACCTGTAGGCCAATTCGGCGCCCCTTCTTTTCCAGGTTTCCAGATAAACCGTGGCCCAGATCACATTGAAGACGGAGAACAGAACATACGCTACGTCTTCCACCGCTTGATTCCTACCGATGATGCCGACCTGGAAGATTAAGTTAAAACGAGATAGATGTTAACAATGCAATACTACATTTACATAAAATCTTATTACAATATTATACTGAGTCGTTATTAGGCTGAaggtatttatgcaaattcatatcctTGTCAATATAATTGAAAAGGCGGAATCCAGACACAAGACTGTTTTATCTagtaaatattacaataaatactacattttctatatttcacatatttttgcgtattatgtgtaTTCTGTGGATTTTTGAACTTCCACTTATCATAACTCATTACATATTCCAAACACAAGAATAtgtaaaattagaaattaaagaCAAAGTGGTTAAAAATggttaaaagaaatataattttattcgtaGAAACGCTTTGAACACACCTTATAAAAAAGCTATTAGTTACAAGATtaacattattaaaaattataaaatgaaaatataagaATTGTTGGGTATTCAAAATTTGACTTGTAGCTTTGTTAAAAGCTTTTTTAGCCAAAAATTTGAGATTTTCACGGCTCGGTATTACAGAATTACTTTTATGGATAGTTacttggaaaaaatattctcATGTTCTACAAACATTATAGTTAATACTTGTAAACTGTAggaatatatatttcttttcttacccaaTATATGGCACCCACTGCAGCTGGAACGATCAGAGCGGTGGTGTAATGACCGAGCCATGCGAAGTACATGGTAATCTTGACTCCGAAGTATTTACAAATGTCGTCCAAGGGTTGGGGGCTAAGAAACGCGCGAACCCATGTTCGTTGCAGCTTCTCCAACGCAGGTAATTCGTGAAGAGGGAAGACctggaaaaaaatatatttcttcttaTAAGCACAGGTACAACAATAAGTTGAAAAGAAACAATCAAATCTTTTTATGAAAAGCTAAAAAAATTTCAAGAAAGTTGAACTTATCAACaattagtaataattaataatttctcagAATAATACAAATTTCTTTAAGAATTCTTATAGATTCAATCT
This portion of the Bombus affinis isolate iyBomAffi1 chromosome 1, iyBomAffi1.2, whole genome shotgun sequence genome encodes:
- the LOC126921614 gene encoding anoctamin-8-like isoform X3; this encodes MPGGEGSPINLLDHRTSTTSGECANSDEDERTTGTASSTMTTVLTGDGLRRRKVIHAAKETFDKASRLLRRKIPCTGHLMTPRRLWIQKVPTQECDVVMMFPSGASDETLMWLLGRLRAGTPGLVVHVRHHTSSDTYGFYLTAPFSVLLKAAEEVHLPKTLRQEFGGGLKEFVGSESSCFEGSDDESRFFTTQERQSLVLHLLHTLRAGPQDLHSLSGLKMVEGQAIIPKCLSAGIISQVFPLHELPALEKLQRTWVRAFLSPQPLDDICKYFGVKITMYFAWLGHYTTALIVPAAVGAIYWVGIIGRNQAVEDVAYVLFSVFNVIWATVYLETWKRRGAELAYRWGTLDQRDDLLVEPRPLFTGTLETSAVTGRLEPTYPRWKRNMFRYFVSVPIIAACLFFVFIVMILSFQIQDWWDARLESRGHAFWLSYVPKVLLAVVIALMDEAYFKVAVWLNDMENYRLDTEYENHLIYKVALFQFVNSFLSLFYIAFYLQDQERLKEQLAALLIARQVIGNLKESAVPYLIEQLRLARLSFELFGALSPSEARPPPGEEDDELRKNTEDKSERSDGGKSKQPRNVSQAELESSLYRVGHPTNSLLSDVTFKYDGAFSEHLEMLSQLGYVCLFSSAFPLAAMAALLGNLLELRGDAFKLCFVLQRPFGRRVSNIGTWQNAMEAMGLVAILVNCALIGLSGQVQRMFPEMSATQTILLIVALEHIMLGIRFIIICAIPDIPHWVATEMAKVEFLRREAVRRLSSTPSPEQHPATVIADGENEEQQLISDRTGEATSSSLPDTPTLASSTQTPSSPPTPSAASVPRISETPSAVQTPGSAGSSDLSTQFLTENTMGSIRDIHNSPRCSIPGAERVGRRSREWLQTESEASGGTDHYSHHLTIGPHGGVDWVRRLGLEAGGRKSSDSEISGAGTVSGSGDELTLHRSTDCIVSKDLASSSDSDLLRSAPPWTVAHRNQKFRFSPEREREREKAEKQQYQQHQREMQDYKQQSSYYAEKEKDSSGLSDSNKTISSQEEEKPSKEDREAKKTRVKQSLMKRARSVAIFSLKLKERRAREAELKAKVAEKEARWQQPQSCVGGELSCIPIEKLISVDDIAAMELRRLNH
- the LOC126921614 gene encoding anoctamin-8-like isoform X4, whose protein sequence is MPGGEGSPINLLDHRTSTTSGECANSDEDERTTGTASSTMTTVLTGDGLRRRKVIHAAKETFDKASRLLRRKIPCTGHLMTPRRLWIQKVPTQECDVVMMFPSGASDETLMWLLGRLRAGTPGLVVHVRHHTSSDTYGFYLTAPFSVLLKAAEEVHLPKTLRQEFGGGLKEFVGSESSCFEGSDDESRFFTTQERQSLVLHLLHTLRAGPQDLHSLSGLKMVEGQAIIPKCLSAGIISQVFPLHELPALEKLQRTWVRAFLSPQPLDDICKYFGVKITMYFAWLGHYTTALIVPAAVGAIYWVGIIGRNQAVEDVAYVLFSVFNVIWATVYLETWKRRGAELAYRWGTLDQRDDLLVEPRPLFTGTLETSAVTGRLEPTYPRWKRNMFRYFVSVPIIAACLFFVFIVMILSFQIQDWWDARLESRGHAFWLSYVPKVLLAVVIALMDEAYFKVAVWLNDMENYRLDTEYENHLIYKVALFQFVNSFLSLFYIAFYLQDQERLKEQLAALLIARQVIGNLKESAVPYLIEQLRLARLSFELFGALSPSEARPPPGEEDDELRKNTEDKSERSDGGKSKQPRNVSQAELESSLYRVGHPTNSLLSDVTFKYDGAFSEHLEMLSQLGYVCLFSSAFPLAAMAALLGNLLELRGDAFKLCFVLQRPFGRRVSNIGTWQNAMEAMGLVAILVNCALIGLSGQVQRMFPEMSATQTILLIVALEHIMLGIRFIIICAIPDIPHWVATEMAKVEFLRREAVRRLSSTPSPEQHPATVIDGENEEQQLISDRTGEATSSSLPDTPTLASSTQTPSSPPTPSAASVPRISETPSAVQTPGSAGSSDLSTQFLTENTMGSIRDIHNSPRCSIPGAERVGRRSREWLQTESEASGGTDHYSHHLTIGPHGGVDWVRRLGLEAGGRKSSDSEISGAGTVSGSGDELTLHRSTDCIVSKDLASSSDSDLLRSAPPWTVAHRNQKFRFSPEREREREKAEKQQYQQHQREMQDYKQQSSYYAEKEKDSSGLSDSNKTISSQEEEKPSKEDREAKKTRVKQSLMKRARSVAIFSLKLKERRAREAELKAKVAEKEARWQQPQSCVGGELSCIPIEKLISVDDIAAMELRRLNH
- the LOC126921614 gene encoding anoctamin-8-like isoform X2 encodes the protein MPGGEGSPINLLDHRTSTTSGECANSDEDERTTGTASSTMTTVLTGDGLRRRKVIHAAKETFDKASRLLRRKIPCTGHLMTPRRLWIQKVPTQECDVVMMFPSGASDETLMWLLGRLRAGTPGLVVHVRHHTSSDTYGFYLTAPFSVLLKAAEEVHLPKTLRQEFGGGLKEFVGSESSCFEGSDDESRFFTTQERQSLVLHLLHTLRAGPQDLHSLSGLKMVEGQAIIPKCLSAGIISQVFPLHELPALEKLQRTWVRAFLSPQPLDDICKYFGVKITMYFAWLGHYTTALIVPAAVGAIYWVGIIGRNQAVEDVAYVLFSVFNVIWATVYLETWKRRGAELAYRWGTLDQRDDLLVEPRPLFTGTLETSAVTGRLEPTYPRWKRNMFRYFVSVPIIAACLFFVFIVMILSFQIQDWWDARLESRGHAFWLSYVPKVLLAVVIALMDEAYFKVAVWLNDMENYRLDTEYENHLIYKVALFQFVNSFLSLFYIAFYLQDQERLKEQLAALLIARQVIGNLKESAVPYLIEQLRLARLSFELFGALSPSEARPPPGEEDDELRKNTEDKSERSDGGKSKQPRNVSQAELESSLYRVGHPTNSLLSDVTFKYDGAFSEHLEMLSQLGYVCLFSSAFPLAAMAALLGNLLELRGDAFKLCFVLQRPFGRRVSNIGTWQNAMEAMGLVAILVNCALIGLSGQVQRMFPEMSATQTILLIVALEHIMLGIRFIIICAIPDIPHWVATEMAKVEFLRREAVRRLSSTPSPEQHPATVIGRFVVSPADGENEEQQLISDRTGEATSSSLPDTPTLASSTQTPSSPPTPSAASVPRISETPSAVQTPGSAGSSDLSTQFLTENTMGSIRDIHNSPRCSIPGAERGRRSREWLQTESEASGGTDHYSHHLTIGPHGGVDWVRRLGLEAGGRKSSDSEISGAGTVSGSGDELTLHRSTDCIVSKDLASSSDSDLLRSAPPWTVAHRNQKFRFSPEREREREKAEKQQYQQHQREMQDYKQQSSYYAEKEKDSSGLSDSNKTISSQEEEKPSKEDREAKKTRVKQSLMKRARSVAIFSLKLKERRAREAELKAKVAEKEARWQQPQSCVGGELSCIPIEKLISVDDIAAMELRRLNH